The genomic segment TGCGGGGCATCCTCATCCTGTTCATGACCGCCTCTGTGGCCAACGGCGGGATGGGTTTCGACACGGCCAAGGCGGGAGCGGTCTACGGCCTGTACGTGTCCTTCGTGTACCTGCTGGCGCTCCCCGGGGGGTGGGTCGCGGACCGCGTGGTGGGTCAGCGAAACGCCGTGTTCATTGGCGGGGTCGTTATCGCGCTGGGCCACTTCTCCATGGCCGTGCCCACGGCCGCCATGTTCTACCTGGGCCTCGTCCTGATCATCTTCGGCACCGGCCTGCTCAAGCCGAACATCAGCACGATGGTGGGCGAGCTCTACCCGGGCGACGCCGGCGCGCGCCGCGACGCGGGCTTCTCGATCTTCTACATGGGGATCAACCTGGGCGCGTTCCTCGCTCCTCTGGTGGTGGGGTATCTGGGCGAGAAGATCGACTGGCACCTGGGCTTCGGGGCCGCCGGCGTGGGCATGGTGGCTGGCTTGATCTGGTACAAGGTAGGCGGTCGCTACCTGGGCGACGCAGGGCATTTCGACGGCGACGTGGCGGAGGCCCGGGCGCGCGGGAAGAACCTGCTCTTCGCGCTGGTGGGGCTCGGGGCGGTTCTGGTCGCCGGGCTCTACATGCAGTCCTCGGGGACGATCAACGTGACCGCCGCGCGGCTCGCGAGCCTGGGCGGCGTGGTGATCGCGGGACTGGCGCTCGCGTATTTCGCGTACGTGCTGATCATGGGCGGCCTGGATCTCGTGGAGAAGAAACGCGTGGTAGCGATCTTCTTCCTGTTCGCCGCCTCCGCGCTGTTCTGGTCGGGCTTCGAACAGGCGGGCTCGACCCTCAACCTGGTGGCCGACCGCATCACGGACCGCTTCATGTTCGGCTGGGAGATCCCGGCGAGCTGGTTCCAGTCGATCAACGCGTTGTTCATCATCACGCTGGCGCCGGTGTTCGCATGGCTCTGGGTCGCGCTCGCGCGCAAGAACCTGGAGCCGTCCAGCCCGCTCAAGTTCGCGTTCGGCCTCTTGCTGGTAGGCGCCGGCTTCGCGGCCATGATGCTCGCCACGTTGGCGATCGCCACCGGCGACCAGATCAGCCCGGCCTGGCTGGTCCTGACGTACTTCCTGCACACCACCGGCGAGCTCGCGCTCAGCCCCGTGGGCCTGAGCACGGTGACGAAGCTCGCGCCGCACCGCATGGTGGGTCAGATGATGGGCGTGTGGTTCATGTCCATTTCACTCGGCAACCTGATCGCTGGCCAGGTCGCCGGACTCTACGAATCCATGGAGCTGTCCACGCTGTTCGGCACCGTCGCGACGGTGTCCGCGGCCGGCGGCGTGCTGCTGCTCCTGTTCGTCGGCCCGATCCGCAAGCTCATGGGGGGCGTGCACTGATCCTGACTCGATTCGCGCTTCCGGCCCGCGCGCCGTCGGCGCTGCTGCTGGCCGGGATCGTCGCCGGCGCCTCCGGCTGCGGCGATCCCGTGCGCCCCACCCCGCCGCAGATCGGCATGGACGTGGTGATCGATTCCGATCCCAGCGGCGCGGCCATCGTGCTGGACGGTGTGGACACCGGCGAGTTCACGCCCGCCACGCTGTCGGGTCTCACCGCGGAAACGCACTCGGTGGAGATGTTCGTGGACTCGAACGGCATCCGCTACGAGGTCAGCGCCGCGTTCGCGCCGTCGCTGGACTCCGTCATCAGCTTCTCCGCGCCTCTGGGCTTCCGCTGCTTCGTCGCTCCCTGCGGGGGCGTCGCGCACACCGCAGGCGACCTCCTCTTCGGCTCCATGGCGAACGGGTCGCTGATCTTCACCGGCTCCGACGACGAGCTGTTCTGGCCGGCCGCGACGCCGAATACGTACGCGGCGACCGGCGCGCCCATGTTCGCGGCGATCGACTCCAACGGGGACACCCTCGCGCTGGGCCCGTACGACGGCGCCATCCTGTACGGGCGGCCGGCGCGCGAGATCATCGAGACGCCGTTCCGGCTGCGCCAGTCCACGTGGATCCTGCCGCCGGTCTCCGAAACCCAGTTCGCCAGCGCGCGCGGGGTCCGCATCGATGAGGAGGTCATCGGCGGATCGGAGGCGCCGGACGGGCTGCTGATTCGCCTGACCTTCACCAACGTGACCGACCGGACCTCGTACGCCCTGGCGGATCCGGGCGCGGCGGGCGGATTGACTTTCAACGACGCCTACATCGGCTTCGCGCTGGACGCGGACGTGGGCATCTCGGAGGACGACCTCGTGGGCTACGACGCCGACCCGGGCCGGCGGTCGGTCTACGTGTACGACTCGGCGTTCTCCGAGGCGTCGTTTTCCGCCGAATGGCAGGCGCGCCCGGGCCTGATCGGCATGCGTATCGCCGAGTTGCCGGCGGGCACGTCCGTGCGCATGAACGCGTGGCCGCGAGACCTGGACTGGAAGGTCACCGGGATACGCCGAATCGAGGTGGGCGGCAACACCTTCGATCTGGAGCGGACGGGCTACCCCTGGGTGAGCGCGACGGGGGCGCGGGATACGATCATGGACGAGGCGATCGGCGTCCAACCCACGCTGCCCGACGACTACCGGATCGTCGTTTCGGCGGGTCCGCTAACGCTGGCTCCGGGCCAATCCGCCTCCGTGGGGGTGCTTCTGGCCATAGCGGAGCCCTCGCCTGGCACGTTCGCTTCCGGGACCGTGGTACCGCCCGGGGACCCCACCGACGAGGCCCGGCCGCTGTTCGCCGTCGCCGCAGCTCTGCGCGACGCTTTCCTGCAGGCGGAGGCGTTGCTGGCGCGCTGACCGGTTCAGCGCATCCGTCGCTTGAGGTCCTCCAGCCGCTCCTCCGCGGCGCGCTCGCGCCGGTCCTGCTCCAGGTGGTGGAAGTCGGCCGCGTCGGGGTCCGGTCCCGCACCGACGCTGGATTGACCCAGGTCTTCTAGTCGGCCCGCCCCATCCTGCACCTCCCGCAGCGCTGCCTCCATCTCGTCTATGTCGCGCGCCAGTAGCGTCTGCTCCTGATCCAGCAGGTCCAGCTTCCGCTCCAGGATCTGCGCGCGCTGCCGGTGCCGCTCGGCATAGCGGACGGCGATGTCGGCGGTTTCCTCGTCGTCGATCTCGCGCGCCATCGCCTCCCGGCGCACGCAAACCTGCTCCTGCTCCCGCTCGTGCGAGCGGCGGTTCCGGTAACGGGCCCGCTCGTCGTCCAGGCGCCGCAACTCGCCCCGGGCGGAGGCGAGCTCGCGCTGCATGACGCGCAGCTGCGGGTGGCCGTCCCCTCCTGTCTGCAGCTCGTCCCAGAAATTCTGGACCGCCTGACGCCACGCCTGCCGTAGGTCGTCGAACATGGTGGAAGGGTACAGGAGGCCGGGTGCGAGAACAACGTCAGTGGCCCCGGCCGGCCGATGGCTTGACATACCCCCCAGGGGTATATATGATGTGTACCGCCACAGGACCCCGGAAGAGGCACGAGAGGGCGATGACTACGCACCGACACGCCGTGGCCGTGGATCCCGAGATCCGCAAGACCGCCACCGACAGGCTTCGTCGCATCGAAGGGCAGGTGAGAGGCCTGCAGAAGATGGTCGATGAAGGCCGCTACTGCGCCGACATCCTCGTCCAGGTATCGGCGGTCCACGAGGCGCTGCGCGGAGTGGGCAAGCTGCTAATGGGCAACCACCTCCGGCACTGCGTCACGCACGCGCTTCGGGGCGAGGACGACGACGAGGCCGAGCGAACCTACGCCGAGGTCCTGGACCTCATGTACCGCCATGCCCGCTGACCTCGGCGCGCCCGTCCACCCGGGCTCGGAGCGAGGAGGGGCGCAGACGACCGACCCGCAGGCGTTCTCCGTCCCACTGACGGGCATGACCTGCGCGGCCTGCGCGGCGCGCATCCAGCGCGGTCTCGAGAAGCTGGACGAGGTCGCCGACGCGGCGGTCAATTTTGGCTCCGAGCGCGCGCGGGTGCTGCTGGCGGAGGGCGGCTCGGCCGCCGACATCGTGGCCGCCGTGCGGGACCTGGGTTACGACGTTTCCACGACGGACGCGCTGCTGCACGTCGAGGGCCTCGCGACGGCGCACACCGGATCTCCCTTGGAGGCGGCGCTCGGGCGACTGCCCGGCGTCCTGCGGGCGGACGTGAACCTGGCGCGCGAGACCGCCACGGTCACCCACATCGCCGGTACCCTGTCGCCGCGCGCCCTGGCGGACGCGGCGCGCGCCGCGGGCTACGCAGTGACCGCGGTCGACGCCGACGATCCGGCGGCGGTGGAGGCGGCGCTCCGCGAGCGGCAGATCGGCCAGCTCAGGCGTCGCT from the Gemmatimonadota bacterium genome contains:
- a CDS encoding PEGA domain-containing protein translates to MRPTPPQIGMDVVIDSDPSGAAIVLDGVDTGEFTPATLSGLTAETHSVEMFVDSNGIRYEVSAAFAPSLDSVISFSAPLGFRCFVAPCGGVAHTAGDLLFGSMANGSLIFTGSDDELFWPAATPNTYAATGAPMFAAIDSNGDTLALGPYDGAILYGRPAREIIETPFRLRQSTWILPPVSETQFASARGVRIDEEVIGGSEAPDGLLIRLTFTNVTDRTSYALADPGAAGGLTFNDAYIGFALDADVGISEDDLVGYDADPGRRSVYVYDSAFSEASFSAEWQARPGLIGMRIAELPAGTSVRMNAWPRDLDWKVTGIRRIEVGGNTFDLERTGYPWVSATGARDTIMDEAIGVQPTLPDDYRIVVSAGPLTLAPGQSASVGVLLAIAEPSPGTFASGTVVPPGDPTDEARPLFAVAAALRDAFLQAEALLAR
- a CDS encoding metal-sensitive transcriptional regulator translates to MTTHRHAVAVDPEIRKTATDRLRRIEGQVRGLQKMVDEGRYCADILVQVSAVHEALRGVGKLLMGNHLRHCVTHALRGEDDDEAERTYAEVLDLMYRHAR
- a CDS encoding peptide MFS transporter → MHAHRPTHSMAITDDDWQGPAATTAEPALGAADRSFFGHPKGLSVLFFTEMWERFSYYGMRGILILFMTASVANGGMGFDTAKAGAVYGLYVSFVYLLALPGGWVADRVVGQRNAVFIGGVVIALGHFSMAVPTAAMFYLGLVLIIFGTGLLKPNISTMVGELYPGDAGARRDAGFSIFYMGINLGAFLAPLVVGYLGEKIDWHLGFGAAGVGMVAGLIWYKVGGRYLGDAGHFDGDVAEARARGKNLLFALVGLGAVLVAGLYMQSSGTINVTAARLASLGGVVIAGLALAYFAYVLIMGGLDLVEKKRVVAIFFLFAASALFWSGFEQAGSTLNLVADRITDRFMFGWEIPASWFQSINALFIITLAPVFAWLWVALARKNLEPSSPLKFAFGLLLVGAGFAAMMLATLAIATGDQISPAWLVLTYFLHTTGELALSPVGLSTVTKLAPHRMVGQMMGVWFMSISLGNLIAGQVAGLYESMELSTLFGTVATVSAAGGVLLLLFVGPIRKLMGGVH